A window from Littorina saxatilis isolate snail1 linkage group LG9, US_GU_Lsax_2.0, whole genome shotgun sequence encodes these proteins:
- the LOC138975519 gene encoding uncharacterized protein isoform X2 has product MYDMQSDNLVEILLPVTPLDQTRHCDVNLLQSGNEPEEVLRRNMPPRRAASRRVAEVTRAAAGRPRASNQTASQRQPGGFESATAGGEESATALAAVLAELRRLGERQETCQVAIVSLQKDNQRLQEAVSGDREAIASTSGSMTTGTSNSTLSGSVANLVNTITGTEYGEPSRGLILVE; this is encoded by the exons atgtaCGACATGCAAAGCGACAATCTCGTGGAGATACTACTTCCGGTGACGCCACTGGATCAGACCCGCCATTGCGACGTCAATTTGTTGCAGTCTGGTAATGAGCCAGAAGAAGTTTTAAGAAG GAATATGCCTCCCAGGAGGGCAGCGTCAAGGCGGGTAGCCGAAGTGACCCGAGCCGCTGCAGGTCGGCCGAGGGCCAGCAACCAGACAGCCTCGCAGCGACAACCCGGTGGGTTTGAGTCAGCCACAGCAGGAGGGGAAGAAAGCGCCACTGCTTTGGCCGCGGTATTGGCAGAACTACGCAGGCTGGGGGAGCGGCAAGAGACCTGCCAAGTGGCCATTGTCTCGCTCCAGAAAGACAACCAACGTCTGCAAGAAGCTGTTTCGGGTGATCGTGAGGCCATCGCCTCAACATCGGGATCGATGACAACCGGTACCAGCAATTCTACCCTGTCTGGCTCGGTTGCCAACCTGGTCAACACAATCACAG GCACAGAGTACGGGGAGCCATCCCGCGGGTTGATCCTGGTGGAGTAG
- the LOC138975519 gene encoding uncharacterized protein isoform X1 — MVLRSTRLLSVLSNQDIVTCFNSMFLCWWIVWISVFPEYLEIIFRNMPPRRAASRRVAEVTRAAAGRPRASNQTASQRQPGGFESATAGGEESATALAAVLAELRRLGERQETCQVAIVSLQKDNQRLQEAVSGDREAIASTSGSMTTGTSNSTLSGSVANLVNTITGTEYGEPSRGLILVE; from the exons ATGGTTCTTCGATCAACACGATTGTTGAGTGTTCTGTCAAATCAAGATATCGTGACATGTTTCAAcagtatgtttctgtgttggtGGATAGTATGGATCAGTGTTTTTCCAGAGTACTTGGAAATAATTTTCAG GAATATGCCTCCCAGGAGGGCAGCGTCAAGGCGGGTAGCCGAAGTGACCCGAGCCGCTGCAGGTCGGCCGAGGGCCAGCAACCAGACAGCCTCGCAGCGACAACCCGGTGGGTTTGAGTCAGCCACAGCAGGAGGGGAAGAAAGCGCCACTGCTTTGGCCGCGGTATTGGCAGAACTACGCAGGCTGGGGGAGCGGCAAGAGACCTGCCAAGTGGCCATTGTCTCGCTCCAGAAAGACAACCAACGTCTGCAAGAAGCTGTTTCGGGTGATCGTGAGGCCATCGCCTCAACATCGGGATCGATGACAACCGGTACCAGCAATTCTACCCTGTCTGGCTCGGTTGCCAACCTGGTCAACACAATCACAG GCACAGAGTACGGGGAGCCATCCCGCGGGTTGATCCTGGTGGAGTAG